AATCCCCTTGGGGGCTGACCGGCTTTTCAATGCCCTCACCTCTCGCAGGTCTTGAGCATCTTGAAAATACCGCGCAGAAATCATTCGAGGGCAAGAGGTTAGGTCATTGATGTCATCTTTGAAATTCAGCCGGTAGCGCATGATATCTGCACCAAAAAACGTGATACAGTATCTCGTTTTTGCACTCTCAATAGCCTTCTTCAAAGCTTGCGGCTTAGGAATCTCGTCCACATCACCTACAATAATGAGATCACTTCCCTGCAATTGCGGAAGGCCGTGCTTAATAGCGCGTCTTTGATGATATTCCCGAGACCATGGATTATTTTTGCCCTCTGGAAAATCATCGACAATCACATGGGTGATTTTATCCTCGAACTGAGCAAACCTTTTTCTATTTCCCTCAAAGTAAAGGGGCTTATCTTTTCCTGTGAACGTTTTAGTGGCCTCCACCAAAACAAACTGATCAACATAGTCGTACAGTTCACCCAACCGAAGTTCCAGAACGTCCAGTTCATTGAAAAATGTAAACCCGTCAATAACTTTCATTATCCAATTCCTCAAAATAAAATCCTGAGGATCTTGAAGGGAAATGGCGGCCTAATAAATCCGCCATTTCCTTGAGGCTATGAAAGCTACGGGAGCCGTTAGCGTTAAACCAACATGCTCATTGGATGTTCAATAAACCGCTTGAAGGCCTGTAGAAGCTG
This genomic window from Pseudovibrio sp. M1P-2-3 contains:
- a CDS encoding glycosyltransferase family 17 protein, whose protein sequence is MKVIDGFTFFNELDVLELRLGELYDYVDQFVLVEATKTFTGKDKPLYFEGNRKRFAQFEDKITHVIVDDFPEGKNNPWSREYHQRRAIKHGLPQLQGSDLIIVGDVDEIPKPQALKKAIESAKTRYCITFFGADIMRYRLNFKDDINDLTSCPRMISARYFQDAQDLREVRALKSRSAPKGIEWFMWHMNAIANYRNFLGRQIVNSGSWHFSYIGDMEKVLTKIAAYSHTEHMNETYLGRARRTLDRLDAGIGRGKLVPTDSNELPVYFRTNLSRFSHLYVEPRS